The Vicinamibacterales bacterium genome has a segment encoding these proteins:
- the uvrA gene encoding excinuclease ABC subunit UvrA, whose protein sequence is MAGFVDVRGAREHNLKNVDVRIPRDALVVFTGVSGSGKSSLAFGTLYAEAQRRYLESVSPYARRLFHQMAVPEVDDIDGLPPAVALQQQRGTPTTRSSVGSVTTLSNLLRMLYSRAGDYPPGQPLLYAESFSPNTPEGACPECHGLGRIYDATEESMVRDDTLTIRERAVAAWPPAWHGQNLRDILVTLGYDVDRPWRDLPKKQRDWILFTDEQPTVPVYAGCTPAETRRALKRKEEPSYMGTFTGARRYVLHTFATTQSALMKKRVSRFLVSTECPRCHGRRLKREALSVRFAGLDITEMSRLPLKRLAALFAPYGSASPRAAALDEAHPERAAVTRRIADDLRARLDVLLDLGLGYLTLERSTPTLSPGELQRLRLATQVRSNLFGVVYVLDEPSAGLHPADTEALLRALDKLKASGNSLFVVEHEIEVIRHADWIVDVGPAAGQHGGRVLYSGPLEGLAEVGESRTRLYLFDEGRRSRRPARRTPKDWLRLAGVTKNNLRRLDAAFPLGVLSTVTGVSGSGKSSLVSQSLVELVAESLGQSLDAADDAGPALEREAPAAAGGRIVGGMEHVRRLVQVDQRPIGRTPRSNLATYTGLFDHVRALFASTPGARARRYDAGRFSFNVKKGRCETCEGEGFVMVELLFLPSVYAPCPACHGARYNPRTLEIHYRGKSIADVLQLTVDDAWEFFADDPAVRRALDVLREVGVGYLRLGQPATELSGGEAQRIKLAAELQRPQRGDSLYVLDEPTTGLHASDVERLLAQLERLVDAGNTVIVVEHDMQVVTASDWVIDVGPGAGDEGGRIVAQGPPERVAAARGSRTAPYLRQALSGGLVPGPAYSDLSA, encoded by the coding sequence ATGGCCGGGTTCGTCGACGTCCGAGGCGCGCGCGAGCACAACCTGAAGAACGTCGACGTGCGGATCCCGCGCGACGCGCTGGTCGTCTTCACGGGCGTGTCGGGCTCGGGCAAGTCATCGCTCGCGTTCGGCACGCTCTACGCCGAGGCGCAGCGCCGCTACCTGGAATCGGTCTCGCCGTACGCACGGCGCCTGTTCCATCAGATGGCCGTCCCCGAGGTCGACGACATCGACGGGCTGCCGCCCGCAGTGGCGCTGCAGCAGCAGCGCGGCACGCCGACCACGCGATCCTCGGTCGGCAGCGTGACCACGCTGTCGAACCTGCTGCGCATGCTGTATTCGCGCGCCGGCGACTATCCGCCCGGCCAGCCGCTGCTCTATGCCGAATCGTTCTCGCCGAACACGCCGGAAGGCGCGTGCCCGGAGTGCCATGGGCTCGGACGCATCTACGACGCGACGGAAGAGTCCATGGTCCGTGACGATACGCTGACCATCCGCGAGCGCGCCGTCGCCGCCTGGCCGCCGGCATGGCACGGCCAGAACCTGCGGGACATTCTCGTCACGCTCGGGTATGACGTCGACCGCCCCTGGCGCGACCTGCCGAAGAAGCAGCGCGACTGGATCCTGTTCACCGACGAGCAGCCCACGGTACCCGTCTACGCCGGCTGCACGCCCGCGGAAACCAGGCGGGCGTTGAAGCGCAAGGAAGAACCCAGCTACATGGGCACGTTCACCGGCGCGCGGCGCTACGTGCTCCATACATTCGCGACGACGCAGAGCGCGCTGATGAAGAAGCGGGTCTCCCGGTTCCTGGTCAGCACCGAATGTCCCCGCTGCCACGGACGCCGGCTGAAACGCGAAGCGCTGTCCGTGAGGTTCGCCGGCCTCGACATCACCGAGATGTCCCGGCTGCCTCTCAAACGCCTGGCGGCGCTCTTCGCGCCGTACGGATCGGCCAGCCCCCGGGCGGCCGCGCTCGACGAGGCCCACCCCGAAAGAGCGGCGGTGACGCGCCGCATCGCCGACGATCTGCGGGCGCGCCTCGACGTGCTGCTCGATCTCGGCCTCGGCTACCTGACGCTCGAGCGCAGCACGCCGACGCTGTCGCCAGGCGAGCTGCAGCGGCTCAGGCTCGCCACGCAGGTTCGATCGAACCTCTTCGGCGTCGTCTACGTTCTCGACGAGCCGTCCGCGGGGCTGCACCCCGCCGACACCGAGGCCCTGTTGCGCGCTCTCGACAAGTTGAAAGCGTCGGGCAACTCGCTGTTCGTCGTCGAACACGAAATCGAAGTGATTCGCCATGCGGACTGGATCGTGGACGTCGGACCGGCGGCGGGGCAGCATGGCGGGCGCGTTCTCTATAGCGGACCGCTCGAGGGACTCGCCGAAGTCGGCGAATCCAGGACACGTCTCTATCTGTTCGACGAGGGGCGGCGCAGCAGGCGCCCCGCGCGGCGGACGCCGAAAGACTGGCTGCGGCTCGCCGGCGTCACGAAGAACAATCTGCGCCGGCTCGACGCCGCCTTTCCGCTCGGCGTGTTGAGCACCGTCACCGGCGTTTCCGGCTCCGGCAAGTCGAGCCTCGTCAGTCAGTCGCTCGTCGAGCTGGTCGCCGAATCGCTCGGCCAGAGTCTGGACGCCGCCGACGACGCCGGGCCGGCGCTCGAACGCGAGGCGCCGGCTGCCGCCGGCGGACGAATCGTCGGCGGCATGGAGCACGTGCGCAGGCTCGTCCAGGTGGACCAGAGGCCGATCGGCCGGACGCCGCGATCGAACCTCGCCACCTACACCGGCCTCTTCGATCACGTGCGCGCGTTGTTCGCCTCGACGCCAGGCGCCCGCGCCCGGCGGTACGACGCCGGGCGATTCTCGTTCAACGTGAAGAAGGGGCGCTGCGAGACCTGCGAGGGGGAGGGATTCGTGATGGTGGAGCTGCTCTTCCTGCCCAGCGTCTACGCGCCGTGCCCGGCCTGTCATGGCGCGCGCTACAACCCCAGGACGCTCGAGATCCACTACCGCGGGAAATCGATCGCCGACGTGCTGCAGCTCACGGTGGACGATGCCTGGGAGTTCTTCGCGGACGATCCGGCGGTGCGGCGCGCGCTCGACGTGCTGCGCGAAGTCGGCGTCGGCTACCTGCGCCTCGGCCAGCCCGCCACGGAACTCTCGGGAGGCGAGGCGCAGCGGATCAAGCTGGCGGCGGAGCTGCAGCGGCCGCAGCGCGGCGACTCCCTCTACGTGCTCGACGAACCCACCACCGGGCTGCATGCCTCCGACGTCGAGCGGCTGCTGGCGCAGCTCGAGCGTCTGGTCGACGCCGGGAACACGGTCATCGTCGTCGAACACGACATGCAGGTCGTCACCGCGAGCGACTGGGTGATCGACGTCGGCCCGGGTGCCGGGGACGAAGGAGGGCGCATCGTCGCCCAGGGTCCGCCCGAGCGCGTGGCGGCAGCCCGCGGGAGCAGGACGGCTCCCTACCTGCGCCAGGCGCTGAGCGGCGGGCTGGTGCCGGGCCCCGCCTATTCCGACCTGAGCGCCTGA
- a CDS encoding ADOP family duplicated permease has product MNFGMDLRQGARSLFRVKGLALTVIVTLALGIGANAAIFSVVRGVLLRPLVNRDEDRLIYIRQTATGIGADNANFSVPEIRDFQSRSKAIAEFGDFSVIQFTLIGLGEPRVVRAGVVGGSYFNVMGLKPVAGRLLDATDDGPNAAGAAVLTHRFWSTALGGDPAVVGKAIRLGDRSATIVGVLEPSVPYPSETEIIANVVTSPHHLSATMVDGRVHRMTELFGRLAPGATLDGARAELRTIHAAMVKDHPESYPKDGDFRLEAVGLRDQITSSARTVLLVLLAASALVFVIACSNVANLILARSVRRQGELAIRAALGAGNWALRRTLLAESLLLCGAGALLGILLARPMVAILARYASRFSVRALDVTVDASLLWVGAGLAIAAAALLAFVPRLPSPDAASGFGLTGGNVRITSGTNRRLRAFAVTQIAASFVLLAGAGMLLTALVALQRAETGFKNNVLALNVPAISFERGPQDTTRFYKEALRRIGELPGVERVAVGTIVPWRDAGGFGPGFQFMVEGYAKGNGEEDPRARFRTVSPGFFAALGVPIVAGRDFSDGDRRDTDRVVIVSQSLARRMFPNQDALNRRLRWTDPVMKFIDVSTEGRRIVGIAADIDDENIVPGPALAVYHPFEQEIGGGRFFVHARTDPYALVPSITRIVRELSAEQPVEQAATLEDIRAEVLAPDRLNALVFGGFATVAFVIAIVGVAGVLAFSVSARTREFGIRLAIGSAPRHLLTRVLGEGAVIACAGIVAGTIGGLLLAKVVGSYVQEVRIPGALPIVVAAAVLIAAAIAASLMPAARASRVDVIQALRSE; this is encoded by the coding sequence ATGAACTTCGGCATGGACCTGCGGCAGGGGGCACGCTCCCTGTTCCGCGTCAAGGGGCTGGCCCTCACCGTCATCGTGACGCTGGCGCTCGGCATCGGCGCCAACGCGGCGATCTTCAGCGTCGTCCGCGGGGTGCTGCTGCGCCCGCTCGTCAACCGTGACGAAGACCGCCTCATCTACATTCGTCAGACCGCGACCGGCATCGGCGCCGACAACGCGAACTTCTCCGTGCCGGAGATCCGTGACTTCCAGTCGCGGTCCAAGGCGATCGCGGAGTTCGGCGATTTCTCGGTGATCCAGTTCACCCTGATCGGGCTCGGCGAGCCGCGGGTGGTGCGCGCTGGGGTCGTCGGCGGCTCGTATTTCAACGTGATGGGCCTGAAGCCGGTCGCCGGCCGCCTCCTCGACGCGACGGACGACGGGCCGAACGCCGCGGGGGCGGCGGTGCTTACCCACCGGTTCTGGTCGACCGCGCTCGGCGGCGATCCCGCCGTGGTCGGCAAGGCCATCCGCCTCGGCGATCGGTCGGCGACGATCGTGGGCGTCCTCGAGCCGTCGGTCCCGTATCCCTCGGAAACGGAAATCATCGCCAACGTCGTGACGAGTCCGCACCATCTGTCCGCGACGATGGTGGACGGGCGCGTTCACCGGATGACCGAGCTGTTCGGCCGGCTCGCGCCGGGCGCGACGCTGGACGGCGCGCGCGCGGAGCTGCGGACGATTCACGCCGCGATGGTGAAGGACCATCCGGAGTCGTACCCCAAGGACGGCGACTTCCGCCTGGAGGCGGTCGGGCTTCGCGATCAGATCACGTCGTCGGCGCGGACCGTGCTGCTCGTGCTGCTCGCGGCGTCAGCGCTCGTGTTCGTGATCGCGTGCTCCAACGTGGCGAACCTGATCCTCGCGCGCTCGGTTCGCCGGCAGGGTGAGCTGGCGATCCGGGCGGCCCTCGGCGCCGGCAACTGGGCGCTGCGCCGGACGCTGCTGGCCGAGAGCCTGCTCTTGTGCGGGGCCGGGGCGCTGCTGGGCATCCTGCTCGCGCGGCCGATGGTCGCAATCCTGGCACGCTACGCGTCGCGCTTCTCGGTCCGCGCCCTCGACGTCACGGTGGACGCGTCCCTGCTCTGGGTCGGCGCCGGACTGGCGATTGCGGCGGCCGCGCTGCTCGCATTCGTACCGCGCCTGCCGTCCCCGGACGCCGCGAGCGGCTTCGGGCTCACCGGCGGGAACGTGCGCATCACGTCCGGGACGAACCGCCGCCTGCGCGCGTTCGCGGTGACGCAGATCGCGGCGTCGTTCGTGCTGCTGGCGGGGGCCGGGATGCTGCTGACGGCGCTGGTCGCGCTGCAGCGGGCCGAGACGGGGTTCAAGAACAACGTGCTGGCGCTGAACGTGCCCGCGATTTCCTTCGAGCGCGGCCCTCAGGATACGACGCGTTTCTACAAGGAAGCATTGCGGCGGATCGGCGAGCTGCCCGGGGTGGAGAGGGTGGCGGTCGGCACGATCGTGCCGTGGCGCGACGCCGGCGGGTTCGGGCCAGGTTTCCAGTTCATGGTGGAGGGCTACGCGAAAGGCAACGGCGAAGAGGACCCGCGCGCGCGCTTCCGCACCGTCTCCCCGGGATTCTTCGCCGCGCTCGGCGTCCCGATCGTCGCCGGCCGCGATTTCAGCGACGGCGACCGGCGCGACACCGATCGCGTGGTGATCGTCAGCCAGAGCCTGGCGCGCCGGATGTTTCCGAATCAGGACGCGCTGAACCGGCGGCTTCGCTGGACCGATCCGGTGATGAAGTTCATCGACGTCAGCACCGAGGGGCGCCGCATCGTGGGAATCGCCGCCGATATCGACGACGAGAACATCGTCCCGGGGCCGGCGCTTGCCGTGTATCACCCCTTCGAGCAGGAGATCGGCGGCGGCCGCTTCTTCGTGCACGCGCGAACGGATCCGTATGCGCTCGTGCCGTCGATCACCCGCATCGTCCGCGAGCTGTCGGCGGAGCAGCCGGTGGAGCAGGCCGCCACCCTGGAAGACATCCGCGCCGAAGTGCTGGCGCCGGATCGGCTCAACGCGCTGGTGTTCGGCGGATTCGCCACGGTGGCATTCGTCATCGCGATCGTCGGCGTGGCCGGCGTACTCGCCTTCTCGGTCAGCGCGCGGACCCGGGAGTTCGGGATCCGCCTGGCAATCGGCTCCGCCCCGCGGCATCTCCTGACGCGCGTGCTCGGCGAGGGCGCCGTGATCGCCTGCGCCGGGATCGTCGCCGGAACGATCGGCGGGCTGCTGCTCGCGAAGGTCGTCGGCAGCTACGTGCAGGAGGTGCGCATCCCGGGCGCGCTCCCGATCGTCGTCGCAGCGGCGGTTCTGATCGCCGCGGCAATCGCCGCGTCGCTCATGCCCGCCGCGCGCGCGTCGCGCGTCGACGTCATTCAGGCGCTCAGGTCGGAATAG
- a CDS encoding YciI family protein has translation MRVMVIVKASRESEAGTMPDEKMLTEMGKFNEELVKAGVMLAGEGLHSSAKGKRVRFSGSRRTVVDGPFAETKELIAGFWIWKVNSMDEAVEWVKRCPNPHPSDSEIEIRQIFENEDFGEEFTPELRAQEDRLRAEIARNEKK, from the coding sequence ATGCGTGTGATGGTGATCGTGAAGGCGAGCAGGGAATCGGAAGCCGGGACGATGCCGGATGAGAAGATGCTCACCGAGATGGGCAAATTCAACGAAGAGCTGGTGAAGGCCGGCGTCATGCTGGCGGGGGAAGGGCTGCACTCAAGCGCCAAGGGGAAGCGCGTCCGTTTCTCGGGCAGCCGGCGCACCGTGGTGGACGGCCCGTTCGCCGAGACGAAGGAGCTCATCGCCGGCTTCTGGATCTGGAAGGTCAACTCGATGGACGAGGCGGTCGAGTGGGTGAAGCGCTGCCCGAACCCGCATCCGTCAGATTCGGAGATCGAGATCCGGCAGATCTTCGAGAACGAGGATTTCGGCGAGGAGTTCACGCCCGAGCTGCGCGCCCAGGAAGATCGTCTGCGGGCTGAGATCGCCAGGAACGAGAAGAAGTGA
- a CDS encoding RNA polymerase sigma factor, giving the protein MTDSIQDAVSAVYTAESRRVLATLIRLLGDFDVAEEAMHDAFRAALEQWPREGVPGNPRAWLVSAGRFKAIDGLRRRARFESLDKDGAPPEIAVTDDAAWKDDESVEDDRLRLIFTCCHPALAPDAQVALTLREVCGLTTEEIAQAFLTPASTLAQRIVRAKAKIRDAKIPYQVPGPADLPDRLDAVLRVIYLVFNEGYSASSGATLTRHDLSTEAIRLGRLLVDLLPEPEARGLLGLMLLHESRRAARTSADGEVILLDDQDRSLWNRELIAEGLTQVEQALGSRRFGPYTIQGAIAAVHAEAASAGATDWAQIAGLYDVLLRADPSPVIELNRAVAVAMRDGPAAGLRIVDTILGRGDLQEYRPAHAARAELCRRLGRSDDARQSYERALSLSRQDAERRFFERRLAELRLG; this is encoded by the coding sequence GTGACCGACTCGATCCAGGATGCGGTCAGCGCCGTCTACACGGCCGAGTCGCGGCGCGTGCTCGCGACGCTGATCCGCCTCCTCGGAGACTTCGACGTGGCCGAGGAAGCGATGCACGATGCCTTCCGCGCTGCGCTCGAGCAGTGGCCGCGCGAAGGCGTGCCGGGAAACCCGCGCGCGTGGCTCGTCTCCGCCGGCCGCTTCAAGGCGATCGACGGGCTGCGCCGCCGCGCGCGATTCGAGTCGCTCGACAAGGATGGCGCCCCTCCCGAGATCGCCGTCACCGACGACGCGGCGTGGAAGGACGACGAAAGCGTCGAGGACGACCGGCTCCGCCTGATCTTCACGTGCTGTCACCCGGCGCTGGCGCCCGACGCGCAGGTGGCGCTGACGCTGCGCGAGGTCTGCGGCCTGACGACGGAGGAGATCGCGCAGGCGTTTCTGACGCCGGCCTCGACGCTTGCGCAGAGAATCGTCCGCGCCAAGGCCAAGATTCGTGACGCGAAGATTCCCTATCAGGTCCCGGGCCCGGCGGATTTACCGGATCGGCTCGACGCGGTGCTGCGCGTCATCTACCTCGTGTTCAACGAAGGGTATTCCGCCAGCTCCGGCGCGACGCTGACGCGCCACGATCTCTCGACGGAAGCGATCCGCCTCGGACGCCTGCTCGTCGATCTGCTGCCCGAGCCCGAGGCCCGCGGGCTGCTGGGGCTGATGCTGCTGCACGAATCCCGGCGCGCCGCCCGCACCTCCGCCGACGGCGAAGTGATCCTGCTCGACGATCAGGATCGCTCGCTCTGGAACCGGGAGTTGATCGCCGAGGGGCTGACTCAGGTCGAACAGGCGCTCGGCTCCCGGCGCTTCGGCCCTTACACGATCCAGGGCGCCATCGCCGCCGTGCACGCGGAAGCGGCCAGCGCCGGCGCGACCGACTGGGCCCAGATCGCCGGTTTGTACGACGTCCTGCTCCGCGCGGATCCTTCGCCGGTAATCGAACTGAATCGCGCCGTCGCCGTCGCGATGCGCGACGGCCCCGCCGCGGGCCTGCGGATCGTCGACACGATCCTCGGGCGCGGCGATCTGCAGGAGTACCGCCCCGCTCACGCCGCCCGCGCCGAGTTGTGCCGCCGGCTCGGACGCAGCGACGACGCGCGCCAGTCGTACGAGCGCGCGCTCTCGCTGTCGCGGCAGGACGCCGAGCGGCGGTTCTTCGAACGGCGGCTCGCCGAGCTGCGCTTGGGCTGA
- a CDS encoding PqqD family protein, which produces MIAERDRPERFPPDASVVASDRQLSTTLAGEVIILGLDDSMYYGLSGAGTRIWELLQSPRTIGDVIDAIAAEFDADRARIAADLDALLADLASRGLIAITRPPVDR; this is translated from the coding sequence ATGATCGCCGAACGCGATCGGCCCGAACGGTTTCCCCCGGACGCGTCCGTGGTGGCGTCCGACCGTCAGTTGTCGACCACGCTCGCCGGCGAAGTCATCATCCTCGGTCTCGACGACAGCATGTACTACGGCCTGAGCGGCGCCGGCACGCGGATCTGGGAGCTGCTGCAGTCGCCGCGCACGATCGGCGACGTCATCGACGCGATCGCCGCGGAGTTCGACGCGGACCGTGCGCGGATCGCCGCGGATCTCGACGCGCTGCTCGCCGACCTGGCCTCGCGGGGGCTGATTGCCATCACCCGGCCGCCGGTTGATCGCTAG
- a CDS encoding lasso peptide biosynthesis B2 protein gives MIASALRLDARERVQALRALGWLVGATAAVRVVPYATLTRAMTRIGPGGSGAVITPEACAAAIRRAARIWPAGCLPQAIAASCLLRRAGLTPRLTLGVSQTDARFDAHAWLECNGVVVTGAATDRHYTPLTAGGRQTR, from the coding sequence TTGATCGCTAGCGCGCTTCGTCTCGACGCGCGCGAACGCGTGCAGGCGCTGCGCGCGCTGGGATGGCTGGTTGGCGCGACCGCGGCGGTGCGGGTGGTCCCGTATGCCACGCTCACCCGCGCGATGACCCGAATCGGCCCCGGCGGATCCGGGGCGGTCATCACCCCCGAAGCGTGCGCGGCGGCCATTCGGCGGGCCGCACGGATATGGCCGGCCGGATGCCTGCCGCAGGCGATCGCGGCGTCCTGCCTGCTCCGACGCGCGGGCCTGACCCCGAGGCTCACCCTCGGCGTGTCACAGACCGACGCGCGCTTCGACGCGCACGCGTGGCTCGAATGCAACGGCGTCGTCGTCACCGGCGCGGCGACGGATCGGCATTACACGCCGTTGACGGCGGGCGGACGGCAGACACGATGA
- a CDS encoding asparagine synthase-related protein, translated as MTAFAAILHKDDDPPYIEGIAAELSALTGRPATAAAHGRCALIAAPMHADDEPVPVERPNHVAVAGSLVVEGGIGRFRGDSDRLTGEYAFAAWDRKQERLLCARDGLGIRCVYVAAAPEAIVVTNVLAAALRHPRIAAALDDAALLAFLAHGGAPDDVRTCYRDIRMLPPGHTLAIDGRTFASRMWRHWHFPLADGRRRTDAAILEEYRAVLAEAVRDRLDPRGTTIFLSGGIDSTTMAAAAVDAAPADTLRAITTRYPRYVDDVELPFTRAAADCLGLPLIVVNADAHVPWQVDPADLPPASPLDEPMLADWRDALARAAEHGSVALYGEDGDALFRPPGWRALRRSASLITIAASVARYVAAERRRPYLGLRWRERTGIVRPRMHAPPVWLNAEGRALLDRREPATVLGCAPEPLPPHPTRPEAQAILTSTTVSRTFAATIAPETTRRRVELRLPILDTRVIQLVMSVPAIPWCQRKALPRRAYRGRLPREVLARPKTPLVGFNEALVAAWRAASGDRIMPPGEPVARWIDVGTWTRTLRQGAPDAVMAAWRVSALDAWIASGARAAGEAACIR; from the coding sequence ATGACGGCATTCGCCGCGATCCTGCACAAAGACGACGACCCGCCGTACATCGAGGGGATCGCGGCGGAACTGAGCGCGCTCACCGGTCGCCCTGCAACCGCGGCGGCGCACGGGCGCTGCGCGCTGATCGCCGCGCCGATGCACGCTGACGACGAGCCCGTACCCGTCGAGCGGCCGAATCATGTCGCCGTCGCCGGTTCGCTCGTGGTGGAAGGCGGAATCGGCCGCTTTCGCGGCGACAGCGATCGGCTGACCGGCGAATACGCGTTCGCCGCCTGGGATCGGAAGCAGGAGCGGCTGCTGTGCGCCCGCGACGGTCTCGGCATCCGCTGCGTCTACGTCGCGGCAGCGCCGGAGGCAATCGTCGTCACCAACGTGCTCGCGGCGGCGCTGCGCCATCCGCGGATTGCCGCGGCTCTGGACGACGCGGCGCTGCTCGCGTTCCTGGCGCACGGCGGTGCGCCCGATGACGTGCGCACGTGCTACCGCGACATCAGGATGCTGCCGCCCGGCCACACGCTGGCCATCGACGGCCGGACGTTCGCGTCGCGAATGTGGCGGCACTGGCACTTTCCGCTCGCCGACGGCCGCCGCCGCACCGACGCCGCGATTCTCGAAGAGTACCGGGCGGTGCTCGCCGAGGCTGTCCGCGATCGGCTCGATCCCAGGGGCACGACGATCTTTCTCTCCGGCGGCATCGACTCGACGACCATGGCGGCGGCAGCCGTCGACGCGGCGCCGGCGGACACGCTGCGTGCCATCACCACGCGGTATCCGCGCTACGTGGACGATGTGGAACTGCCGTTCACGCGCGCAGCAGCGGATTGCCTCGGACTTCCGCTGATCGTCGTCAATGCCGACGCTCACGTTCCATGGCAGGTGGATCCGGCCGATCTGCCGCCGGCGTCGCCGCTGGACGAGCCGATGCTCGCCGACTGGCGGGATGCGCTCGCGCGCGCGGCGGAACACGGCAGCGTGGCGCTGTATGGCGAGGACGGCGACGCCCTCTTCCGTCCGCCCGGCTGGCGGGCGCTCCGCCGGTCCGCGTCGCTGATCACGATTGCCGCGTCAGTGGCGCGGTACGTCGCCGCCGAGCGGCGGCGGCCGTACCTCGGGCTGCGCTGGCGCGAACGCACCGGCATCGTCCGCCCGCGCATGCACGCACCGCCCGTGTGGCTGAATGCGGAGGGGCGCGCGCTGCTCGACCGGCGCGAACCGGCAACGGTGCTCGGCTGCGCGCCCGAGCCGCTGCCGCCGCACCCCACGCGTCCGGAGGCGCAGGCGATTCTCACCTCGACGACAGTCTCGAGGACGTTCGCGGCGACGATTGCGCCGGAAACGACCCGGCGCCGCGTCGAGCTGCGCCTGCCAATCCTCGATACCCGCGTGATCCAGCTCGTGATGTCGGTTCCGGCCATCCCGTGGTGCCAGCGCAAGGCGCTGCCGCGCCGCGCGTATCGCGGACGGCTTCCCAGGGAAGTGCTGGCCCGCCCCAAGACGCCGCTGGTCGGGTTCAACGAGGCGCTGGTGGCGGCATGGCGAGCGGCGAGCGGCGACCGCATCATGCCGCCAGGCGAGCCGGTCGCACGCTGGATCGATGTCGGGACATGGACGCGCACGCTGCGGCAGGGAGCGCCGGATGCCGTCATGGCGGCGTGGCGCGTCAGCGCGCTCGACGCGTGGATCGCGTCCGGCGCGCGTGCCGCCGGAGAAGCCGCGTGTATTCGATAA
- a CDS encoding class I SAM-dependent methyltransferase — protein MYSITDYLWMLADETRVAAYAAAIRATVRPGDRVLEVGAGFGFFSVLAARAGAAHVDAVDTNPAVQLGPRLAAANGCADRVRFHQLDAEHLELPHRADVLISDLRGPTPFARRSVATLIRVRQRLLRDGGALVPRADTLFAAPCGVPEAVRRDVRAAFGREEVDTSPIERIVLDTPYRCAIQPADLIADGRQWARLEYGSVLTPDAQGDAEWTFAGPETLAGFAVWFDTELTETIGFSSAPGTAVRVYNQVFLPLRPPLAIGRDERVRVRIALRLVHDDYIWAWTVWAAPAGGHEREVARQNSIADAVLDPVLLHRQLAAKPTAGLTG, from the coding sequence GTGTATTCGATAACCGACTATCTCTGGATGCTCGCCGACGAGACGCGCGTCGCCGCCTACGCGGCGGCGATCCGCGCGACCGTGCGGCCCGGCGATCGGGTGCTCGAGGTCGGCGCCGGCTTCGGGTTCTTCAGCGTGCTGGCGGCGCGCGCCGGCGCCGCGCACGTGGACGCCGTCGACACCAATCCGGCCGTGCAGCTCGGGCCGCGCCTCGCGGCGGCGAACGGGTGCGCCGATCGCGTCCGGTTTCATCAGCTCGACGCGGAGCATCTGGAGCTTCCCCACCGCGCCGACGTCCTCATCAGCGACCTGCGCGGCCCGACGCCGTTCGCACGCCGGTCTGTCGCGACGCTCATCCGAGTACGGCAACGGCTGCTGCGCGACGGCGGCGCGCTCGTTCCCCGCGCGGACACGCTTTTCGCCGCGCCGTGCGGCGTTCCCGAGGCGGTGCGCCGCGACGTGCGCGCGGCGTTCGGCCGCGAGGAGGTCGACACCAGCCCGATCGAACGCATCGTCCTGGACACGCCCTACCGCTGCGCGATCCAGCCCGCCGATCTGATCGCGGACGGACGGCAGTGGGCGCGCCTCGAGTACGGGAGCGTCCTGACACCCGACGCGCAGGGGGACGCCGAGTGGACGTTCGCCGGGCCCGAGACGCTTGCGGGCTTCGCGGTCTGGTTCGACACCGAACTGACGGAGACGATCGGCTTCTCCTCGGCGCCCGGGACGGCCGTTCGGGTCTACAACCAGGTCTTTCTCCCGCTCCGGCCGCCGCTGGCGATCGGCCGGGACGAACGCGTCCGCGTGCGAATCGCGCTGCGCCTGGTGCACGACGACTACATCTGGGCGTGGACCGTGTGGGCCGCCCCCGCGGGCGGGCACGAACGTGAAGTGGCGCGGCAGAACTCGATTGCCGACGCGGTGCTGGACCCGGTTCTCCTCCATCGGCAGCTGGCGGCAAAGCCGACCGCTGGTTTGACCGGCTGA